AAGCGCCGAGCGATCAAACACCGCGCTGAGGCGAAGCACTAACGGCACACCTCGCTCACTGGGCAGCCCGCACCATCCCATCGGCCTTCTTGCGCTCGCGCGACAGACAGCTGCAGCCAGGCGACACTCGTGACTCATCAGGCCGCAGCCGCCCCGTAAACGGCTTGGCGGTCAGCGAAACGCTATGCTAGCTTGGCGCCACGCCAGGAAGGCCCAACCGCAGCCCGGAGCGCATCCGCACAAGAAGAGGACCCCCCATGGCCGAGGCCACGCCCGCGCTGGAAATCCGCAATCTGCACAAACGCTACGGCGACCTTGAGGTGCTCAAGGGCATCTCCCTCACGGCGCAAGATGGCGACGTGATTTCCATCCTTGGCTCCTCCGGCTCCGGCAAGTCGACCTTCCTGCGCTGCATCAACCTGCTGGAGAACCCCAATCAGGGGCAGATCCTCGTGGCGGGTGAAGAGCTCAAGCTCAAGCCTGGCAAACAGGGGGACCTGGTTGCTGCGGACAGCAAGCAGATCAACCGCCTGCGCAGCGAGCTGGGCTTCGTCTTCCAGAATTTCAACCTGTGGCCGCACATGAGCGTGCTCGACAACATCATCGAGGCGCCGCGCCGGGTACTGGGCCTGAGCAAGGCCGAGGCCACCGAGCGGGCCGAGGCCCTGCTGGCCAAGGTCGGCATCGCCGACAAGCGCCACGTCTACCCGAACCAGCTGTCCGGCGGCCAGCAGCAGCGCGCGGCGATCGCCCGCACCCTGTGCATGGAGCCCAAGGTGATCCTGTTCGACGAGCCGACCTCGGCCCTCGACCCGGAGATGGTCCAGGAAGTGCTCAACGTGATCCGCGCGCTTGCTGAAGAAGGTCGCACTATGCTGCTGGTGACCCACGAGATGAACTTTGCCCGCCAGGTGTCCAGCGAAGTGGTGTTTCTCCACCAGGGCCTGGTCGAAGAACAGGGTCCACCCCAACAGGTGTTCGACAACCCGAAGTCGGCGCGCTGCAAACAGTTCATGTCCAGCAATCACTAAAAATGGAGCTACAACGCATGCAGAAATATAAGAAGATCCTGCTGGCTGCGGCCGCCACCCTGGCCTTCGGCACCAGCGCCGTGGCCGCCGACAAGCTGAAGATCGGCACCGAAGGCGCCTACCCACCGTTCAACCTGATCGACTCCAGCGGCCAGGTGGTCGGCTTCGACGTGGAAATTGCCCAGGCCCTGTGCGCCAAGATGCAGGCTGAGTGCGAAGTGGTCACCTCCGACTGGGACGGCATCATCCCGGCGCTGAACGCCAAGAAATTCGACTTCCTGGTCGCCTCCATGTCGATTACCGAGGAACGCCAGCAGGCGGTGGACTTCACCGAGCCGTACTACACCAACAAGCTGCAGTTCATCGCGCCCAAAGGCAGCGAGTTCAAGACCGACGAAGCCAGCCTCAAGGGCAAGGTGATCGGCGCCCAGCGCGCGACCATCGCCGGCACCTGGCTGGAAGACAACCTCGATGACGTGGTCGACATCAAGCTGTACGACACCCAGGAGAACGCCTACCTGGACCTCTCCTCCGGCCGCCTCGACGGCGTGCTGGCCGACACCTTCGTCAACTGGGAATGGCTCAAGAGCGACGCCGGCAAGGGCTTCGAGTTCAAGGGCGAGCCGGTGTTCGACAACGACAAGATCGGCATCGCCGTGCGCAAGGGTGACCCGCTGCGCGAGAAGCTCAACGCCGCGCTGAAGGAAATCGTTGCCGACGGCACCTACAAGCAGATCAACGACAAGTACTTCCCGTTCAGCATCTACTGAGCAGCCTGCCCTGCGTCGCCCTCCCGGGCGGCGCAGGCCTCTGAGCCCCCATGACCCTAGACCTCTACGGATTCGGCCCGGCCCTGGCCGCCGGCACCCTGATGACCATCAAGCTGGCGCTCAGCGCGCTGTGCCTGGGTCTGGTGCTCGGCCTGCTCGGCGCCATGGCCAAGACCTCGCCGTACAAGCCGCTGCAATGGCTCGGCGGCACTTATTCGACCATCGTGCGCGGCGTCCCCGAGCTGCTCTGGGTACTGCTGATCTATTTCGGCACGGTCAACCTGATGCGCGAGCTGGCCGACCTGCTCGGCATGGAAAGCCTGGAGCTGTCGCCCTTCGCCGCCGGCAGTATCGCCCTCGCCCTGTGTTTCGGCGCCTACGCCACCGAGGTATTCCGCGGTGCCATTCTGGCCATCCCCAAGGGCCATCGCGAAGCCGGCCAGGCCCTCGGCCTGTCCAGGCCGCGAATCTTCTGGCGCCTGATCCTGCCGCAGATGTGGCGCATCGCCCTGCCGGGCCTGGGCAACCTGTTCATGATCCTGATGAAGGACACCGCCCTGGTCTCGGTGATCGGCCTGGAGGAGATCATGCGTCGCTCGCAGATCGCCGTGACCTCGAGCAAGGAACCCTTCACCTTCTTCCTGGTGGCCGCGCTGATCTACCTCGGCCTGACCATCCTCGCCATGATCGGCCTGCACTTCCTCGAGAAGCGTGCCAGC
The genomic region above belongs to Pseudomonas benzenivorans and contains:
- a CDS encoding ABC transporter ATP-binding protein, translating into MAEATPALEIRNLHKRYGDLEVLKGISLTAQDGDVISILGSSGSGKSTFLRCINLLENPNQGQILVAGEELKLKPGKQGDLVAADSKQINRLRSELGFVFQNFNLWPHMSVLDNIIEAPRRVLGLSKAEATERAEALLAKVGIADKRHVYPNQLSGGQQQRAAIARTLCMEPKVILFDEPTSALDPEMVQEVLNVIRALAEEGRTMLLVTHEMNFARQVSSEVVFLHQGLVEEQGPPQQVFDNPKSARCKQFMSSNH
- a CDS encoding ABC transporter substrate-binding protein, translating into MQKYKKILLAAAATLAFGTSAVAADKLKIGTEGAYPPFNLIDSSGQVVGFDVEIAQALCAKMQAECEVVTSDWDGIIPALNAKKFDFLVASMSITEERQQAVDFTEPYYTNKLQFIAPKGSEFKTDEASLKGKVIGAQRATIAGTWLEDNLDDVVDIKLYDTQENAYLDLSSGRLDGVLADTFVNWEWLKSDAGKGFEFKGEPVFDNDKIGIAVRKGDPLREKLNAALKEIVADGTYKQINDKYFPFSIY
- a CDS encoding ABC transporter permease; amino-acid sequence: MTLDLYGFGPALAAGTLMTIKLALSALCLGLVLGLLGAMAKTSPYKPLQWLGGTYSTIVRGVPELLWVLLIYFGTVNLMRELADLLGMESLELSPFAAGSIALALCFGAYATEVFRGAILAIPKGHREAGQALGLSRPRIFWRLILPQMWRIALPGLGNLFMILMKDTALVSVIGLEEIMRRSQIAVTSSKEPFTFFLVAALIYLGLTILAMIGLHFLEKRASRGFVRSAA